One region of Alcanivorax sediminis genomic DNA includes:
- a CDS encoding DUF6164 family protein: MTTLLLNLRQVPDDEAEEVRALLEEHRIPFYETEPSLWGISFGGIWLSHPDDKDRAKALLERYQQERSRQQRERYAQARREGTATTLAQRLREQPLRALGVLIAVTGLLLVTLVPFLTLG; encoded by the coding sequence ATGACCACCCTTCTTCTCAATCTACGACAGGTACCCGACGACGAAGCCGAAGAGGTGCGTGCCCTGCTGGAAGAACACCGCATTCCCTTTTATGAGACAGAACCCAGCCTCTGGGGGATTTCGTTCGGCGGTATCTGGCTGAGTCATCCCGATGACAAGGACAGGGCCAAGGCCTTGCTCGAGCGTTATCAGCAGGAGCGCAGCCGCCAGCAAAGAGAGCGCTATGCCCAGGCCCGGCGCGAGGGGACCGCTACCACACTGGCACAACGACTGCGCGAGCAGCCCCTACGGGCTTTGGGCGTGCTCATTGCCGTCACCGGATTACTGCTGGTTACCCTGGTTCCCTTTCTCACCCTGGGCTAA
- a CDS encoding ATP-binding protein — translation MNTLSLDSVTHSLGVSYERMVEMADEGIWALDHMARIQFVNPRLATMLGYSQEELCGHSALDFLDPRESRALAHIKLTNRKRENDEHQELRLSRKDGRQLLVKVGSTPLFDKGGNYTGSLGVLTDMTRRAQIEVREASRSRALYLIATGADIYAILDAIVLGVEAQHPESICSILLLDESGDHVLLGSAPHLPSFYNNAIDGAPIGPRAGSCGTAAYTGKRVIVENIRTDPLWDDYRPLAIQAGLGACWSEPIRDSHGKVLGTFAIYHRDAHRPDDDDIETISASASLAAIALERNRDQKSVLELNVDLEKKVRLRTLELNREKERAEAASRAKSEFVSNISHEIRTPMHSIQGLLELVGSTRLDDQQKDYLGKIDLAVHHLLGIINSVLDFSRIETGKFQLDRQHYSLRSVLNNVESQLANSATSKGLSLVFQVAEEVPDNLFGDPLRLGQVLINYIGNAIKFSHQGEIRVTTKLVSRDGRTCKLRFLVRDHGIGISQDVQKQLFQPFEQADSSTTREYGGTGLGLAICRKIVEETGGQVGVESEPGKGSEFWFTTRMGITDGKTPVQKDQLDDDEVARLQGRHVLLVEDNEVNQMVAKELLSRVGVDVAVASNGKQALKLLAEQRFDAVLMDVQMPIMDGYEATRQIRDNPELRHNVVIAMTANAGREDKQAAFSAGVDDFVSKPIRALRLYQALLKNMRDAKGGKPEG, via the coding sequence ATGAACACGCTATCGCTGGACTCTGTCACGCATTCTCTGGGCGTCAGCTATGAGCGCATGGTAGAGATGGCCGATGAGGGCATATGGGCACTGGATCACATGGCCAGGATCCAGTTTGTGAACCCTCGTCTGGCAACCATGCTCGGTTATTCCCAGGAGGAGCTGTGCGGGCATTCTGCCCTGGATTTTCTCGATCCGCGTGAATCCCGCGCGCTGGCCCATATCAAGCTGACCAACCGCAAGCGAGAGAACGACGAACACCAGGAACTTCGCCTGAGTCGCAAGGATGGCAGGCAGTTATTGGTTAAAGTGGGAAGCACACCGCTTTTTGACAAGGGCGGTAACTACACCGGGTCGCTGGGGGTCCTGACGGACATGACCCGCCGTGCCCAGATTGAAGTGCGGGAGGCCTCCCGTTCTCGTGCCTTATACCTGATTGCCACGGGCGCCGATATCTATGCGATTCTGGATGCGATTGTGCTGGGCGTGGAAGCCCAGCATCCGGAGTCGATCTGCAGCATTCTGTTGCTGGATGAGAGCGGTGACCATGTGCTTCTTGGCTCCGCGCCGCACCTGCCTTCCTTTTATAACAATGCTATTGACGGTGCGCCGATTGGACCACGGGCCGGATCTTGCGGTACTGCGGCCTATACGGGAAAGCGTGTCATTGTAGAAAACATTCGCACCGACCCCTTGTGGGATGACTATCGGCCTCTGGCGATTCAAGCCGGGTTGGGAGCCTGTTGGTCTGAGCCTATTCGGGATAGTCATGGCAAGGTGCTGGGAACCTTCGCCATTTATCACCGTGATGCGCATCGGCCTGATGATGACGATATTGAAACCATTTCGGCGTCTGCCAGCCTGGCGGCAATCGCACTGGAGCGAAACCGCGACCAGAAAAGTGTGCTCGAACTGAATGTGGATCTGGAAAAAAAGGTCCGTTTGCGCACATTGGAGCTGAATCGGGAGAAGGAAAGAGCGGAGGCGGCCAGTCGTGCCAAGAGTGAGTTTGTATCCAACATCAGTCATGAAATCCGCACGCCCATGCACAGCATCCAGGGGTTGCTGGAGCTGGTGGGAAGTACACGACTGGATGATCAACAGAAGGACTATCTCGGCAAGATTGATCTGGCTGTGCATCATCTGCTCGGGATCATCAACAGCGTGCTGGATTTTTCTCGTATAGAAACAGGAAAGTTTCAACTCGATCGGCAGCATTACTCCCTTCGTTCGGTGCTGAATAATGTGGAAAGCCAGCTGGCAAACAGTGCAACCAGCAAGGGGCTCAGCCTGGTGTTCCAGGTGGCGGAGGAGGTGCCGGATAATTTGTTCGGTGATCCGCTGCGCTTGGGGCAGGTGCTGATCAATTACATCGGTAATGCGATCAAGTTCAGCCACCAAGGTGAGATTCGTGTGACGACCAAACTGGTTAGCCGTGATGGGCGTACCTGCAAGTTGCGTTTCCTGGTCCGAGACCATGGCATCGGGATTTCTCAGGACGTGCAGAAACAACTGTTCCAGCCATTCGAGCAGGCAGACAGCTCTACCACCCGTGAGTATGGGGGTACTGGCCTGGGGCTGGCGATCTGTCGAAAAATTGTTGAAGAGACCGGTGGCCAGGTTGGAGTGGAGAGTGAGCCCGGTAAAGGTAGCGAGTTCTGGTTTACCACCCGCATGGGGATCACCGATGGCAAAACCCCGGTGCAGAAAGATCAGCTGGATGATGACGAAGTTGCCCGGCTCCAGGGGCGCCATGTGCTGTTGGTAGAAGACAACGAAGTTAATCAGATGGTCGCGAAGGAGTTGCTGTCACGGGTGGGTGTGGACGTGGCTGTGGCGAGTAACGGCAAGCAGGCCCTCAAGCTATTGGCGGAGCAGCGATTCGATGCGGTGTTGATGGATGTGCAAATGCCGATCATGGATGGTTATGAAGCGACACGGCAGATACGTGATAACCCAGAGCTGCGCCACAATGTGGTTATCGCCATGACCGCCAATGCCGGCAGGGAAGACAAGCAGGCCGCGTTTTCGGCCGGTGTGGATGACTTTGTCAGCAAGCCAATTCGGGCTCTGCGACTGTATCAGGCGCTCCTGAAAAATATGCGAGACGCTAAAGGCGGGAAACCCGAAGGCTGA
- a CDS encoding dicarboxylate/amino acid:cation symporter: MEEKTRLFPVIARNNRPLKQLSDNLYKLLQSHLWLKVLVAMAAGILTGIALGPSAGWVSPDTGAVIGSWLAFPGHLFLAVIQMIVIPLVFASIIRGLAAGENLEQLRRMGLLVVGYFVVTTLFAAGIGLWIANLIKPGRFLDPSQITTGDNLPEAVTTLEKPTLSSIPDHLLGILPGNPLESMVEGQMLQVVIFAVMVGVALISMTQQQARPMLELLGSLQQVCMTVVRWAMRLAPLAVFGLMAKLTSQTGLDALVGMAIYVATVLAGLMLLLISYLVLVAVLGKISIGHFMASVREVMLLAFSTSSSAAVMPLSIKTAEDKLKVRPAISQFVIPLGATINMNGTALYQAIAALFLAQVFNIDIGMGGMALVVIMAVGASIGSPGTPGVGIVILATTLTTIGVPATGIALIMGVDRILDMSRTAINVTGDLVAAKLMDGWIKEGPTQDSGHRGPDA; the protein is encoded by the coding sequence ATGGAAGAAAAAACACGACTGTTTCCCGTTATTGCCCGGAACAACCGGCCACTCAAGCAGCTGAGCGACAACCTCTACAAATTGCTCCAGAGCCATTTGTGGCTAAAGGTGCTGGTGGCCATGGCCGCCGGCATCCTCACCGGCATCGCACTGGGACCATCGGCAGGCTGGGTCAGTCCGGACACCGGGGCGGTGATTGGCAGCTGGCTGGCCTTCCCTGGGCATCTGTTCCTGGCCGTGATCCAGATGATTGTCATCCCGCTGGTGTTCGCCTCCATCATTCGAGGGCTCGCCGCTGGGGAAAACCTGGAACAGCTTCGACGGATGGGACTGCTGGTGGTGGGCTACTTTGTTGTCACCACCCTGTTTGCCGCCGGTATCGGCCTGTGGATTGCCAACCTGATCAAGCCTGGCCGGTTTCTCGATCCCAGCCAGATCACCACCGGTGACAACCTCCCTGAAGCCGTCACCACACTGGAAAAACCGACCCTGTCTTCTATCCCGGACCATCTTCTCGGCATCCTGCCGGGGAACCCTCTGGAATCCATGGTCGAAGGACAGATGTTGCAAGTTGTGATCTTTGCAGTGATGGTGGGCGTGGCGCTGATCTCCATGACACAGCAACAAGCAAGGCCGATGCTCGAGCTCCTGGGGTCGCTGCAACAGGTCTGCATGACCGTGGTGCGCTGGGCCATGCGACTGGCTCCTCTGGCCGTGTTTGGCCTGATGGCCAAACTCACCAGCCAGACCGGACTCGACGCTCTCGTGGGGATGGCCATCTATGTGGCCACGGTACTGGCGGGACTGATGCTGCTACTGATCAGTTATCTGGTGTTGGTGGCTGTACTCGGCAAAATCAGCATCGGTCATTTCATGGCCTCAGTTCGCGAAGTGATGCTACTGGCCTTCTCCACCTCAAGTTCAGCCGCGGTGATGCCGCTCTCCATCAAGACAGCCGAAGACAAATTGAAGGTCCGCCCGGCCATTTCCCAATTTGTCATTCCGCTGGGCGCCACCATCAACATGAATGGCACAGCTCTCTATCAGGCCATCGCCGCCTTGTTTCTGGCCCAGGTGTTCAACATTGATATCGGCATGGGCGGTATGGCCCTGGTGGTCATCATGGCGGTTGGCGCCTCCATCGGCTCGCCCGGCACTCCCGGCGTCGGCATCGTCATTCTGGCCACCACCCTAACCACCATTGGTGTACCTGCCACCGGCATCGCACTGATCATGGGCGTGGACCGGATACTCGACATGAGTCGTACCGCCATCAACGTCACAGGCGATCTGGTGGCTGCAAAATTGATGGACGGGTGGATCAAGGAAGGGCCGACTCAGGATTCCGGACACCGGGGCCCGGATGCCTGA
- a CDS encoding DUF3817 domain-containing protein: protein MTNPRRRDAGPKDASTLGYEMLNIFRAASVAEGLSFLVILSVSLGLISRDYVFMLGMTHGVLFLIYMVLSLWVSNSRDWSVVVWLLIFLAAVVPFAFVGVEIFLRREEQKCEALAEPA from the coding sequence ATGACTAATCCTCGCCGTAGGGATGCCGGACCGAAGGATGCCTCCACTTTGGGGTATGAAATGTTGAATATTTTCCGGGCAGCCAGCGTTGCTGAAGGCCTGTCTTTTCTCGTTATCTTGAGTGTGTCGCTTGGTCTGATCAGTCGCGATTATGTGTTTATGCTTGGCATGACACACGGTGTGTTGTTTCTGATCTATATGGTGCTTTCGCTGTGGGTGAGCAACAGCCGCGACTGGTCGGTGGTGGTATGGTTGCTGATCTTCCTCGCGGCGGTTGTTCCTTTTGCATTTGTCGGCGTGGAAATTTTCTTGCGTCGCGAGGAGCAAAAGTGCGAAGCGCTGGCGGAGCCTGCCTGA
- a CDS encoding DUF6901 family protein, which produces MNSVDIIYRIKLGPDRLETFNFRLDEETFDLIGDDVPNPPQWTELEYSQCAHCPLSKEEHSHCPLALQMHSIVDRFHDTRSIDEVVVEVVTEERRVRQKTGLQRVVASMLDLIYPICGCPKTAFMKPLARFHLPLCSEEETIFRVTGMYLLAQYFLSRTASGKGRIEFDGLTDIYTELHTLNTAVARRLQSATTSDSTKNAITLVDMYSTLVPLLLEDELVEMRGFFLAYLPDGEEKPKTVTNYLEKAKAFSLDLDNLKLTPTEEEKRRDDLPDWLKEAKGIMGPYLPDDVDDKKPVVPGEATKPAAFVTSDGLKLELTPMDEANKNDE; this is translated from the coding sequence ATGAATTCTGTCGACATTATCTATCGCATCAAGTTGGGGCCTGACAGGCTGGAAACCTTCAATTTCCGGCTGGATGAAGAAACCTTTGACCTGATCGGCGACGACGTTCCCAACCCTCCCCAGTGGACCGAGCTGGAATACAGCCAGTGCGCGCATTGTCCTCTGTCGAAGGAGGAGCACAGTCACTGCCCGTTGGCCTTGCAGATGCACAGCATCGTGGATCGTTTTCATGACACCCGTTCCATTGACGAGGTGGTCGTTGAAGTGGTCACCGAGGAGCGCCGTGTTCGCCAGAAGACGGGGCTTCAGCGGGTAGTAGCATCCATGCTGGATCTGATCTACCCCATCTGTGGTTGTCCCAAGACCGCTTTCATGAAGCCGCTGGCGCGCTTCCATTTACCTCTGTGCTCGGAAGAGGAAACCATCTTCCGGGTTACCGGAATGTACCTGCTGGCGCAGTACTTTCTCAGCCGTACCGCTTCTGGCAAGGGGCGCATCGAGTTTGACGGCCTCACCGATATTTATACTGAACTTCATACCTTGAATACCGCAGTGGCCCGTCGCCTGCAGTCAGCTACCACGTCGGATTCCACCAAGAACGCCATCACCCTGGTAGATATGTACTCCACACTGGTGCCGTTACTGTTGGAGGATGAGCTGGTGGAGATGCGAGGTTTCTTCCTGGCGTATCTACCGGATGGTGAAGAGAAGCCAAAGACCGTGACCAATTATCTGGAAAAGGCCAAGGCGTTCTCTCTTGATCTGGATAACCTCAAGCTGACGCCCACCGAGGAAGAAAAACGTCGCGATGACCTTCCCGACTGGCTCAAGGAAGCGAAGGGAATCATGGGTCCTTATTTGCCCGATGACGTTGACGACAAGAAACCGGTTGTGCCGGGTGAAGCGACAAAACCTGCCGCATTCGTTACCTCCGACGGTCTCAAGCTTGAGCTGACGCCGATGGATGAAGCCAACAAGAATGATGAGTAA
- a CDS encoding SpoIIAA family protein, producing the protein MRVEYSAQANVASVFPDGPLGKADFDAVAAQIDPVIERHGQLNGLIIASESFPGWESFAALIHHLRFVHDHHRAVRRVALVTDSVLGTLAETIARHFVAAEIRHFACGDMAAAADWVAGDQ; encoded by the coding sequence ATGAGAGTGGAGTACAGTGCGCAAGCTAATGTGGCCAGTGTTTTTCCTGATGGTCCGCTTGGCAAGGCGGACTTTGATGCGGTCGCCGCACAGATCGATCCGGTCATTGAGCGGCATGGTCAGCTCAATGGACTGATTATTGCCTCCGAATCCTTTCCCGGCTGGGAATCTTTCGCAGCCCTCATTCATCATCTTCGATTCGTCCATGATCACCACAGGGCGGTGCGGCGTGTGGCGCTGGTCACCGACTCGGTGCTGGGCACGCTTGCCGAAACCATCGCCCGGCATTTTGTCGCTGCTGAAATTCGCCACTTTGCGTGCGGTGATATGGCCGCCGCAGCGGACTGGGTCGCCGGTGATCAGTGA